From Thamnophis elegans isolate rThaEle1 chromosome 12, rThaEle1.pri, whole genome shotgun sequence, one genomic window encodes:
- the DLG3 gene encoding disks large homolog 3 isoform X3, with product MMNSSMSSGSGSLRTSEKRSLYVRALFDYDRTRDSCLPSQGLSFSYGDILHVINASDDEWWQARLVTPHGESEQIGVIPSKKRVEKKERARLKTVKFHARTGMIESNRLIKTKRKKSFRLSRKFPFYKSKENLAQESSGQEQGVTSNTSDSESSSKGQEDTILSYEPVMRQEIHYARPVIVLGPMKDRVNDDLISEFPHKFGSCVPHTTRPRRENEVDGQDYHFVGSREQMEKDIQDSKFIEAGQFNDNLYGTSVQSVRAVAERGKHCILDVSGNAIKRLQQAQLYPVAVFIKPKSIEALMEMNRRQTYEQANKVFDKAMKLEQEFGEYFTAIVQGDSLEEIYSKIKQIIEDQSGHYIWIPSSEKL from the exons ATGATGAACAGCAGCATGAGTTCGGGCTCCGGTTCACTTCGGACAAGCGAGAAGAGATCCCTTTACGTCCG GGCCCTCTTTGACTATGACCGAACTCGGGACAGCTGCTTGCCCAGCCAGGGACTCAGTTTTTCCTACGGGGACATTCTGCATGTCATCAATGCCTCAGATGACGAGTGGTGGCAGGCCAGGCTGGTGACCCCTCACGGCGAGAGCGAGCAGATCGGAGTCATTCCCAGCAAGAAGAG GGTGGAAAAAAAGGAACGAGCACGCTTGAAAACAGTGAAGTTCCACGCTCGGACAGGGATGATAGAATCCAACCGA TTGATCAAAACGAAACGTAAAAAGAGTTTCCGTCTCTCTCGAAAATTCCCCTTTTACAAGAGCAAAGAGAACTTGGCTCAGGAAAGCAGCGGACAGGAAC AGGGTGTGACATCCAACACCAGTGACAGCGAGAGCAGTTCCA AAGGACAAGAGGACACAATTCTGTCGTACGAACCTGTGATGAGACAAGAAA TTCACTACGCCAGGCCAGTGATTGTTTTGGGGCCCATGAAGGACCGAGTCAACGATGACCTCATCTCAGAATTCCCACACAAGTTTGGATCCTGTGTGCCTC ACACCACCAGGCCACGACGTGAAAACGAAGTTGACGGACAGGATTACCACTTTGTGGGCTCACGGGAGCAGATGGAGAAGGACATTCAGGACAGCAAGTTTATCGAAGCCGGGCAGTTCAACGACAATCTCTACGGCACCAGTGTCCAGTCTGTGCGGGCGGTGGCTGAGCGG GGGAAGCACTGCATCCTGGATGTGTCGGGCAATGCGATCAAAAGATTGCAGCAAGCACAGCTGTACCCGGTTGCGGTCTTCATCAAGCCCAAATCCATCGAAGCGCTCAT GGAGATGAACCGGAGGCAGACGTACGAGCAGGCCAACAAGGTCTTTGACAAAGCCATGAAATTGGAGCAGGAGTTTGGAGAGTACTTCACAG CCATTGTACAAGGAGACTCCCTGGAAGAGATTTACAGTAAAATCAAACAGATCATCGAGGACCAATCTGGGCATTATATCTGGATCCCATCCTCTGAGAAACTGTGA